The sequence tcgTATTCTCAAGTTGTCCAAAATTCTACGCGTAGTTTTAATCAGCAAGAAAGTACACATGGAACTTTTGGGAACTTGAAAGTGATCTTTTACAGATACTGTGAAAAGTCCTGACCTCATACCGCTCGAAAATTCGTGAGACAAAAATTTTTAAGGGCCGGGAGTGTACCTGTGactgacttttgaaaatcatgaaatatCATATCATCGATTATAAAAGTCTGAATACGCAGACACTCGTCCAAATTCACAGACTTTCATAATCGTCACGGTCttgttgtctttctcatatagaaaggctattcaatcactgtgaaaaccgacttaacaactgaggcccggagagctgagtgtcatataccattctactcagaTCGTCGAGATCGCAATATATCTGTGTGTATATCTGTCTGTGTGAAagggacaaataatgtcactcaaaaacttagattcaaaagaaaaggtcttatggtcccataagcaactattgaatattattccgatccgacttccgattctgaaaaTACTGGATGATATGCAtttaaaaatattacaaaatagacaatcacttttctcagagcttgctgaatcgatttttacaaatttagattcaaacaaaaagtCTTACAGCTGTATAGCCTGCTTTTAAATTTCATCCTAaactaacttccggttccggaattacagggtaaaatgtgcaaatctatgagaatatACGCACTTAATATgcttggaaatttcttaaccgattttcacaaactaatatgcaaatgaaaggtcttatatatattttttttttgaaaagctcTCGAATTTGTATccgacagtgttggtgattgccgataatttgacagaagctgctcgatatttatttatattgtatacaacattttcaaacaggtagaagatgctactgaTAATgaacggtgctgtgtggaattttccaagagagacacaacttatacaaagattatatacacatagttagaataagcggcaatagtaaaatgattctatcgcaattattcactgcccatacagaatcggatcgcgaaacgagaataagcgaccgtttgttgcttcagagagaatccccacggCAGCGtgataacctttgattctcagacaggagagtctcgagagaaattcgttctcgcactggtgtctattctatgttaaatgaaccatgccgtttTTTGTTGCGgcaatgatatccgtctctctttgatggcactgattgaatcgtgtgacgagttgctagtgagcgttctttgatacgataaaagccatccttgacttTGGCAAATGATTTATTCAAACAAAATCGgaaggattttccgagtgttatcaaaaatagctctaaaaaatgagtgtttttgtgagctttcacaattattacacACATTCAAACTAAAGCGGTTCTCTTCAGTTCATTGCAAAATTGATCTTGTTCTGTGTAAAACTTCGAATACTTTGCAAAACTAACGTTATTccgtttataaattgaattagcaacgttgcgaaataatttgtatttcatttagtACTTCCAAATCGTCCAAATACAACGAAATCGATTTAATGAAATTCTCCAGAACCAGGAATCACAGACATTTGATATTCTAACCTGATCAATGGAACATTAAGAACTTTAAAACGAGcgaaaatttaaaagaaaaatatcagtgtttagaacatttttcaaaacacgCTGATTTTTTCTTAAAGATTCATGAAGCAGTAGCGGAGGAAACTGCTTTAACATTTTTCAACAATGACTGTTTTCCTGAGCTTGTAAGtagaaaaattagttgaaaagtgcacatacatacagttactcacaaaattgatcgtatACACGTATGATGCTACATTTTATTGCAGTTTCCTACTGTTGCTAGctagtttttaatttattttgaagtgatttcgcaatgaaaattgttttgaaacataAATGAACGAAAACTtggattaaaattattttgttgttagaaataATTCATTTATAAGGAAATGTATGCCTTTTTAATCTCACAAAATTGATCATACACCAATATCGACACAATTTACTATGAACTCGTTTTGTGTGTAAGCTGTCTGTGTTAGAGTAAACAACAATAATAGTTCGTTTTAGTTTTGGTTTGAGAGTTATAAATTGAAATACAAAGAAAaccgttattttttgtaatggaaggcaaaaaaaagcaaaaatacATTTCTACAAGAAAATTGATCATTTCCTTGCGCTGTAAAGGAAAATTCTTACGCGAAATAGGAGAAATCGTTGGACGATCACATTCCACCGTACAGAATATCGTTGACAACTGGTAATACGAGGGAACTCTGAAGAACAAGGCAGAAAGGGAAACGGATCCTATCGGAAGTTGACGAACGGTTTATAGTTCGCAAAGTACGAAATAACCCGAAAATAAGTGAACCGAAATTGACGGCGTAAGTGTCTCAAGATATCAACCGACCTGTTTCAACTGAAGCTGTTCGCCGCGTTCTCCGGAAATCTAAGCTGTATGGTCATGTTGCCCGTAAAAAACCATTCATATAAGCAGTAAATCAGAAGTAGCGGCTTGAGTTCGCTAAACCCCACGTAAACAAACCGCTGGAGTTTTGAAATCAGGTTATATTCACTGATGACACAAAAATAAATTGCTTTGGATCTGATGACAGACAAATAGTTGGGAGAGAGTCGAATACAGAGCTCAAATATACAAATTTGAGATCAACAGTGAAACATGGTGGTGGCTGTGTTATGTTGTGGGGTTGTATGGCAGCTTTCAGGCACAGGAACACTGGAGTTTATCGACCGGAACATGGACAAAATGCTATATAGGAATATCCTAGAACGTAACCTAAAACTAAGTGCACAATAATTAGGACTATCATCGAGATATTGTTTCCAACAGGACAATGATTCAAAACACACCTCACATGTTGTTCGGAAATGGCTGTTACATAACGCTCCTAAGCAATTAAAAACACCACCACAGTCACCAGACATGAATCCCATCGAAAACCCatgggataaaattattcggcgGTTCAAGGATACTAACACATCACACAAAAACACactgaaacagaaaataaaataagtatGGGAAAATATCCGAGCATCTTGCACAAAGAACTAGTGAACCCAATGCCCCGTCGTTTGTAAGCCACAATCGACGCTAAGAGAGACCATACTAAGTACTAAATTTGATATTCCAATCCGCATTCCCCAGCTACACTTAATAATGCAGATTTTCATAATGAgtgtacgatcaattttgtTAGATAGAACTAAGCCGTTTTTTGTTGCAATCCAAACACCAAATGGGAAGAAtcttaatatttaaataaaatgtataTTAATCTAAttcatgaaacataaaacattgaaattatatatattttgttactttaaatTTACTAATTGAAAAGCAAaatgtgatattttttcgtgtgtacgatcaattttgtgagtaactgtacatacatacattttccgatctcgtcgggctgagtcgaatgatatataacactaggggcctccgaagctccgatcaaaagtcggtaATACCTTCCAAAAATTAAATGTTAAGTTGGTGAATTTGATTCCATTTTCTTTCGAGTTTCTTATTAGTGCATGTATataagatttcaattgaatggaCTTACTGCAGATTTACCAAACTTGGTTGGTAGATTTCTGTTCGGTATCGAAAAGTATCATTGAAaagttattcaaattaaagaaattTTAAGTTGAATATAGTAGTTTCACCTAGAATTCATATTCATCATTTGGTATATCATTGCTTTAGTTCGTACATCGAGAAAGCCCAATTCTGCGATAGTAGAAAACAAAGTTCTGCTATTAAACAATGAACACTACTGTTAACATGAATTACATATACAAATAGATGAGATGGTAAAATGATAGAAGTGTCCAGTTGTTTCTGATAGACTTAAATAAAATCGTGTCGAAATGACATATACGGCAGCTTGGTAACATTAACGAACACAAAAGTTGAAAACTTTTACCACACGCTAAAAGCATGAAAtagtaaaaattatgaaatagcaGCAAAAGCATAGCACAACAATATTAAAAACTTCTAGATGCGATTTCCTTTCATTCGTTCATTTTCCTAGCAACGGAGGATATTTCTCGAAATCACTCAAACTCATGCGAGGTAAACAACAGGCTCTCTTGGATAGTTGCATTTTCCCGAGTTGAGTGCCATTTGTTGCTGTGAGTGGTTTGTTTGGCAGGCACTCACCACCACTGTCgaagcaacattgcagtataGGCCTAAGTCGGGCTTCGCTCCGTGCAAATTCGTTTGTTGGCGCCTACACGCTCCAGTTGCAACAACAAAATATTGGGTGTCCATGTAGGAGAATATGAAGGAAATGGTTCACACGTATATGTGTGcaatgaaaatggaaaatgcgATGAGATACAGCGAAGGGGAGGAAGTTAATGCTATGCGAATGAGAACGACCATGAAAAATGCTTAAACTTGAAGAAATATTGATTTTTCTTCTGTTAGCTACTATTGGTTTTCGCTTTAATACACAAATCAATGGTCTGCATTGATTCCAATcaccttcaatgccattctggATTTACTCAAATCGTTCTTTCAAGAAAAGAATAAAATACACTAAAACCTTCACTGgcagcaaaatttctgctatcaCAAAAACACGAATAATGTAAATCAGTCTCGTTGATGTTACACTGTAGTTGTCTAATGTACTTCGAAATGTGAAGGACACGGAACAATTTACATCATACTAAGAACTAAACTATGCACGATGCAGAGGAAATTCTACTACCGCCTACCCGAAGCAAGAGTCAAGTTCAAACTACCAACGACCGTGACAACTGACAGAATGCTTGATAAATGCGAACGAGATTTTCATACTTCCTGTTCTGTTTTCTGCCCATCCACCCACTCTTCCATGAATTCGGACCGAAGCCACTCACAGCAATCATCCCACACACACTTATACTGCCCGGGGGTGGTTGCACAGGATATCAGAACTACTCAAAGATGTACGCAATGTTTGTTATGAATATGCAACACGTTCATCGTGAAAAATTATAATTCGCTGATTCAAACCGTAACGAACGAGAAACGAAGATATGAATATTTGTTAATCCTAAATCTATATtcagagaaaacaaaaatgcgTGATATCACTATATTTCTGTACTATGAAGAATTTTCCCACAAGGAACACAAACGGCATTTTCGAATACAATCACTAAGCCAGTAGTTTCTCCaaagaaatatatttaaaaCCTTCGATAAACGGAGGATACAGTTAATCTGTTGGTTTCAAGGATATTTCTTCCAACCAGGGATTTTCCGTAAATTTTATATCGTGTTTAATTTGCCTTATTTTAAATACGACTGCTTTCATCCAATGTCACTCTCACTTCATTTCTTGCCGGTGGCTGCAACCTGCTGCGCGGTTTCCTCTTCCTTGGCAATGGATTGAAGCAGTTCTTGCTTCTTGTTTGCAATACGCTCCTCACGACGCTTGCGAGCCTCACGCACCTTGTTACGCTTGGCCTCAGCCTGATCGCTAAGCATCTTGCTACGGGCCTTCTCGGCTTTTCGCTTGTGGATGTGTTCCATCAGGATGCGCTTGTTCTTAAACACATTACCCTTTGCACGCATGTACAGATCGTGGTACAGATGCCGATCGATTTTCTTCGCTTCCCGGTATTTCTTCAGGAGACGACGCAACACACGCATACGGTTCATCCACAGCAATTTCTGGGGCATACGAGCATTAGCCGTACCTTTCCTCTTTCCGTAGCCGCAGTGACGACCCTTACGACGAGCGATCGTGTTTTTACGGACACGGAAACGCGAATGCACCACAACAGGCTTCTTAATAATCAAACCATCTTTGATCAGCTTGCGAATGCTCTGGCCTGAAATTAAAGAAAATTCTCAAGTTTAGATACCGAACCCGCCGTACCTAAATATAGAATTTGGTAACACTTACGGGAATTCGTATTTCCGATCTCGTTGATTTCATTAGGATCCAGCCATACCTTCTTCTTGCCACATCGCATAACAGAGGCTGCCAGCCTCTTCTGGAGCTTGAGGGAActagaaaagaaaaataaataattgagCAATGTTTCGAAATAATCGATTCCAATCCAATCTCGAAGAATTGACAGTATCGACCGGCCTGAAATACATATACCAGCATcttcaaaaaatcatcgaaTGTAAATGACACTCAATTCAATCGGAAATCGAATTTCGCCATAGCCTCTTGCTGCATATCGCGATACGGACACAAAAACATCACTATTCTACACGGAATCCTATCGAAACTAAATCCGTTTTCATGGCTATACATTGTTTAAACACTCAACGAAGCTATTCCAAAATGTTTTGAGTTGTTTTCAGCACAAATTCTCACAAAACGTACCTCATGTTGCTTATTGTTTCCTCGAAAGAATTAAAAAGAAAGCTACTGTCTACCGAGCGGAAGTACTACCCATCGCAAAATGACAGTTCTGAGCAACTGTGGAAGAACCTCCTGAGACAACTATGGGAGGGGTAGGAAAGtaatatcaaattattttaaaatgctGAGATTTTTTTGATAACCTGTCAAAACTCAGTTTAAAGAAAAATTGTGAAGAATTCGATGCTCGCTAAGacagtaaatgaaaaaaaatgttctcaaTTTTGCGTGCTTTtgacatacagggtccgccatctaacttttttttttaactagccgttatttcgacattggtaaccttaatgtcacttctaatttgacagaaacttagttttatctttccgctgaacgaaaatggttgtgtatacgaatATCCGATGCGTTATCGCTTcgccaactgggcttgcgatcaaCTTGAAGAAgatgccgatttttgccaaaaaatctagagctgtgcgccgatcaaaaaTGTCGACATCGGCGGCTGaaacgtctttttgaccagcggcggcggcgaatcggcgtgacgctgtttcctgaaaacatcggcggcggaggcggcgcgattcggcgtaatcaattataaacatattaaaaattttaatattgattcacacaggacaatttctctatcttattgttttgtcgacctacaatcaaagatcctaatgtttatgtgatccattaaagccaacgaagtgaatagagatggtaaatggtttcgaatgcatcgaattagaagagaaattgagatgagtataagtgcgattatttggagatggttgactattgtttaaataaatatttcattcatatacaaagggttttttttgttatgagcaagaaatatgaagttttattcggaactatttatcaaatcgctttttacatagttgataattatcgtgtataaaaatcgttttatcaactcaaaaattaagtatatctttttcgtacgtatgtaattaacataaaatcgatttggcgctcaaattcattcagatatcaaaaataatatcaaattaacaaattcaaattttaattacttcacattagtaacgatttcttatacaaacgggtaaattcatttgaaaagtcatagtagaagtagaagaaaatgtttttactttgagttggtaacgttgatctaaatgtactaaaaaacttgaccgaccgtatggcgtactgcaaggccagccgaggcagccagtTGAATGAAATTGTATTCCGGAAGGAttctactttaatatgaaaaaataagttctgaaatcggatgaaccgtttgtgttttattgcatgttttaaaaaaaaagttacatggcggaccctgtactttTTGCGAGTGACATCATACAAGCATACTAAAAAAAAAGTagttttttaatatattttgatgatttcaagctagaatatgattgtttttaaCCAATTTCTCCTTTCAAAATgaacaatgatctctgtttgatttgaatataaattttgtgCGCTCAGCTGAGTACGGTTGCGGTATTGACTCCTCTTCTTCCTTTTGTTCAATAATTTACAAAAGCTCTACTAAGAAATCGTTCTCGGGAATGAATACAAATGTAATTTCACTTTACATACATATTTCATAATCTAACTTTCCTATGAAAGCACTCACTATAGTATCGCACAATTCAAACGATTTCAATAGTGCAGATAGTTTAAATTCGTCAATTGCTTCGAATGttattaccacagactaacagacatgacagtatgagtaaattcatataaaaataatttttcgtgatgcactagttccacctatattgcactgcgcgaactatttactatctgtacaccccttgtgttatgtacaagttttacTACTAGTTGGttttccctcgtttgtcaacatcgatcagctgcttgcagggatgcctgatttcatcaaaatattagaaaatgaatcgtcacaataaattacgttgataatatattcaactttttcgcgatgttggaaggtaaccatttatttgactcaacgttgttcatctagactattttttattgtgttggtagttttcacccgaaattaagtggcggcagaccagaatcaagtaaatattgtaacaaaacgggttcgattttgtattgcgttggaggaaaggcagaagtaggcacaattatgtatatagttttggcaatatgtattaaatctgtatcctgcatgaaattcgcatggacgtacacaaaccaatacattacaggtaattctgtataaatggcaactctgttggtaaatgaaaaaaataaacacagtctagatgacagacaggatgtttttgatagggtaacgtggcgccatcatgacacatgtgagtactgtcccaaataaaggaatattcgaaatgaccgttaaaatgattgaagaatctaatttgagtgtcctgtctgttagtctgtgttattACTTCCGTACATTTTCCGTTTGAGTGATGTTTGAAAGACTCAGTATGTTTGCTTCAGTTTAATGCAACATATTTAATTCAAATACCTTCAAAGTACTGTAAAAGGCATTTGAATCACAtacatttttgatttgtttcaataaaattttgaaatttgaatacatatctcaatatatttgaatcttatataCATTGCCACactaaatttgattgaaaaagagttttatttgactcaaattttaattcaaaaatatttttcttttattcaaacaattgtttgaagTTGACTTAAAGACTCAATATAATAGAATCTAATGTGTTCCATTTTTCTGCGTAAAGTTCACCGAACTCTACCGATCATTGAGCAAATGAAACTTTTAGGAAACTAATTATCGAATGTTCAGGTGTTTTGAAGGTCAGTACAAACccggaaaaataattttgtgtgtACAAAATTTTTCGTTCTTTTCAAATCCAAAGTAAACAACTCTTACAAAcacagttttattttttatgtgtgTATGGACGGAGTTATAAAAATCAATCTAAATCTGAATCATTCTGTCATAAAATTAATgccgtttttgtttttagtGCTGTACTAGTGTAGTGTAGCAGTGAATATATTCGCTCCTATTTGGGTGTAATCAAGGCATCCTTTTCTTCCCTACACCAgtgtagcacagactaacagacatgacag comes from Malaya genurostris strain Urasoe2022 chromosome 3, Malgen_1.1, whole genome shotgun sequence and encodes:
- the LOC131437307 gene encoding large ribosomal subunit protein eL19, whose amino-acid sequence is MSSLKLQKRLAASVMRCGKKKVWLDPNEINEIGNTNSRQSIRKLIKDGLIIKKPVVVHSRFRVRKNTIARRKGRHCGYGKRKGTANARMPQKLLWMNRMRVLRRLLKKYREAKKIDRHLYHDLYMRAKGNVFKNKRILMEHIHKRKAEKARSKMLSDQAEAKRNKVREARKRREERIANKKQELLQSIAKEEETAQQVAATGKK